The Bacillota bacterium DNA window AGGCAGAAGCCTTTAAGATCCTGTTGACGGAATTTGGCCTGACCCAGGAAGAACTGGCCCAACGGGTTGGGAAGAGCCGTTCCCATATTGCTAACATTTTGCGCCTCCTTAACCTGACCCCTGAAGTGCAAAGCTATGTTTCACGTGGAACAATTACCATGGGGCATGCCAGAGCCTTGCTGGCGCTCTCTGAGCCCCGAGCCCAATTGGCCGCCTGCCGGCAAGTGGTGGAAAAGGGCCTATCGGTTCGCGAAACAGAGGAACTGTTACGCCGCGTCCCCGCCAAGCCGGCCCAGAAGAAAAGAATACCCCCAGACCCGGGGTTGCTGGAGCTGGAGACCCGGATCCGGCGGGCTCTATCCACTAAGGTGCGCATCCGGCCGGGCCGAAAGGGCGGCAAGATCGAAATCGAGTACTATTCGGCTGAAGAGCTGGAGCGACTGGCGGCTCTCCTTCAGGGGGAAGGCGAGACGGCCTTGACAGGAAGCAAGTAAAACTACTATTACCCTCTCAATTCCTTCACTAAGGGGCGAGCTTAATGAATGCTATTGGTGCCATAGACCTATCTTCCAGCCTGCTCACGGCCCCGGTGCCGTTTCTAGCGGCGGTGCTGGCCTTACAACTGTTCCTTATTGTGTTTCTTTGGCTCCGGGTGGGCCGGCTCACCAAGAAATATAATGCCTTCATGGCCGGCAGCCCAGGAGCCGATCTAGAAACAATGCTCACCGAGCTGCTCACACGTTCTCGCCAGCAAACCGAGAACATGAAAAGCTTGCACTTTGCCCTGCGGCAGTTGGAACAGATGTACTTAACTACAATCCAGCATGTGGGCGTGGTAAGATTTAATGCTTTTCCTGATGCCGGTAGCGATTTGAGCTTTGCCATCGCCGTACTGGATGGGAATCGGGACGGGTTTGTCCTGAGCAGTATTTACGGACGCGATGAGTCACGGGTGTATGCTAAACCGGTGCAGAAAGGTGAATCCAACTATTTTCTTAGCCAAGAAGAAAACCAAGCCATTAGCCAGGCCCTAGAAAATAGAAAAAACTAGCAGGATTTTAGCCCTCTACAGCGAATAGGTAACAAGACCCTTATTACCCAAGCACTACCTGAGGTGGTTCGTTGTGCCTATTGCCACATTTTTTGCCAAGAGCTGCACCTGGAAGCAGTGCTCCGCTAGAGCCCGAGCTTTTACAGTACTGTTCGTACCTCACTCCGGCCAAAAGGCCCGGCGCCTGCGGTTGCCCGCTTGGGCTCTGGGGGCGGCGGCCGTTTTTGTGCTCACCTTTGTGGGTGGGCTTTCTTGGTTTGGCTATGATTATGTCCGTCTACGGGCCAATGAACGGGAACTGGTGCGGCTCAGAATTGAAAACTGCCAGCAAGCGGAACAGATTGAAAGCTTAGCCCAAGAAGCGGCGGCAGTACAGGAGCGGCTGGTGGAGGTAGACCAGTTGGATGCTGAAGTACGAGCACTGCTGGGGCTGCCCTCTCGCGGCGAAGAACCGGAACCGACCCTTAGCCGCGGTCGGCTCGGACAACCCCAAGGCGGTCCCGGTCGCCGAGTCACAACTGACGATATCCAGGCCACATTACAGGCTGCTGCCGCTAGCATTGACCCCCAAAAAGAGAAGCTGGCACAGCTCCAAGAAGAGGTTCGGCAGGAGCAACAGCGCTTGGCCCACACACCTTCTGGCCGGCCGGTCCAAGGGACTATTACGTCTCGCTATGGAACCAGACGTTCCCCCTACGGCCGAAGAACAGAATTTCATGAAGGTATTGATATCGCTGCGCCCTACGGTACGGCCGTGAAAGCTACCGCTGCAGGAACAGTGGTATACTCCGCTTGGCGCAGCGGCTACGGCCGGATGGTGGTGATAGACCACGGGTATGGCTACCGGACAGCCTATGCCCATAATTCCAAGAACAAGGTTTCTGTAGGTACTACTGTTGAGCGCGGAGACGTGATTGCTTATGTGGGAAGCAGTGGCCGCAGTACCGGACCCCATTTGCATTACGAGGTTATCTATCTTGGCGTCAAGAAAGATCCGGCCCGTTATTTCTAGTCAGGGGTCCCAGGTGAGCTAATCAATCTGGCTCAGGACTAAAACGGGCCTCAGTCGGAAACCAACTGTAGGAGGCGAGGAAGTATGTTCGGCGGGCGGAAGCAGAAGCAGACAGTGGATTTCGACCGGGTCGATACTGTGCTCGGACCGGGAACC harbors:
- a CDS encoding ParB/RepB/Spo0J family partition protein, with product MKAKRSEKRGLGKGLGALIPVAEPEDEETVREINIEDIRPNSFQPRRAFDEEKLAEMAESVRTHGILQPVVVRSIIGGYELVAGERRWRAAQLAGLVRIPAVIRELSEGEMMEVALIENIQREDLNPLEEAEAFKILLTEFGLTQEELAQRVGKSRSHIANILRLLNLTPEVQSYVSRGTITMGHARALLALSEPRAQLAACRQVVEKGLSVRETEELLRRVPAKPAQKKRIPPDPGLLELETRIRRALSTKVRIRPGRKGGKIEIEYYSAEELERLAALLQGEGETALTGSK
- a CDS encoding DUF4446 family protein — protein: MNAIGAIDLSSSLLTAPVPFLAAVLALQLFLIVFLWLRVGRLTKKYNAFMAGSPGADLETMLTELLTRSRQQTENMKSLHFALRQLEQMYLTTIQHVGVVRFNAFPDAGSDLSFAIAVLDGNRDGFVLSSIYGRDESRVYAKPVQKGESNYFLSQEENQAISQALENRKN
- a CDS encoding peptidoglycan DD-metalloendopeptidase family protein translates to MPIATFFAKSCTWKQCSARARAFTVLFVPHSGQKARRLRLPAWALGAAAVFVLTFVGGLSWFGYDYVRLRANERELVRLRIENCQQAEQIESLAQEAAAVQERLVEVDQLDAEVRALLGLPSRGEEPEPTLSRGRLGQPQGGPGRRVTTDDIQATLQAAAASIDPQKEKLAQLQEEVRQEQQRLAHTPSGRPVQGTITSRYGTRRSPYGRRTEFHEGIDIAAPYGTAVKATAAGTVVYSAWRSGYGRMVVIDHGYGYRTAYAHNSKNKVSVGTTVERGDVIAYVGSSGRSTGPHLHYEVIYLGVKKDPARYF